In Streptomyces sp. NBC_01439, the following are encoded in one genomic region:
- a CDS encoding DUF1152 domain-containing protein: protein MTALHSNPLFDRLADAENILVAGAGGGFDIYAGLPVALSLMHQGKRVHLANLSFSTLAGLPSEAWQAPDLATVTPDSAPHLSYFPERTLAQWLEAHDYPALVYAFPQTGVQPLRAAYRELIDLHHIDAIVLVDGGTDILMRGDEAGLGTPEEDLTSVAALAALDDVPQRLVVSVGFGVDAYHGVSHGLVLENIAALERAGAYLGAFSIPRATREGALFLDAVAHAQEQTPDRPSIVNGSIAAAVRGSFGDVQFTSRTRGSELFVNPLMSLYFAFDLPGLAARCLYLDRIEDTHLMRQVHSRIAEFREDLVTRPSRRIPH from the coding sequence ATGACGGCCTTGCACTCCAACCCGCTTTTCGACCGCCTCGCCGACGCCGAAAACATCCTGGTCGCCGGTGCGGGCGGCGGCTTCGACATCTACGCCGGCCTCCCCGTGGCCCTGTCCCTCATGCACCAGGGCAAGCGGGTCCACCTCGCGAACCTCTCCTTCAGCACGCTCGCCGGACTGCCCTCCGAGGCGTGGCAGGCCCCCGACCTGGCCACCGTCACCCCCGACTCCGCGCCCCACCTGTCCTACTTCCCCGAGCGGACGCTGGCCCAGTGGCTGGAGGCGCACGACTACCCGGCCCTCGTGTACGCCTTCCCCCAGACCGGGGTCCAGCCGCTGCGCGCCGCCTACCGCGAACTGATCGACCTCCACCACATCGATGCGATCGTCCTGGTCGACGGCGGCACGGACATCCTGATGCGGGGCGACGAAGCGGGCCTCGGCACGCCCGAGGAGGACCTCACCAGCGTCGCGGCACTGGCCGCGCTGGACGACGTGCCCCAGCGCCTCGTCGTATCGGTGGGCTTCGGCGTGGACGCGTACCACGGGGTCAGTCACGGCTTGGTGCTGGAGAATATCGCGGCGCTGGAGCGCGCGGGCGCCTACCTCGGCGCGTTTTCCATACCGCGCGCCACCAGGGAGGGCGCCCTCTTCCTGGACGCGGTGGCCCATGCCCAGGAGCAGACCCCGGACCGGCCCAGCATCGTGAACGGCTCGATCGCCGCGGCCGTCCGGGGTTCCTTCGGCGACGTGCAGTTCACCAGCCGCACGCGGGGAAGCGAGCTCTTCGTGAACCCTCTGATGTCCCTGTACTTCGCCTTCGACCTGCCGGGGCTCGCCGCGCGCTGCCTCTACCTGGATCGCATTGAGGACACCCACCTGATGCGCCAGGTCCATTCCCGGATCGCCGAGTTCCGCGAGGACCTGGTCACCCGTCCGTCCCGCCGCATCCCCCACTGA
- a CDS encoding histidine phosphatase family protein — translation MVRPRRIVLVRHGESEGNADDSVYEREPDHALRLTPTGREQAAAAGVRLRELFGTGTISAYVSPYRRTLQTFRELRLDPTRVRMREEPRLREQDWGNWQDQNDVRLQKAYRDAYGHFFYRFAQGESGADVYDRVGSFLESLYRSFEAPDHPENVLLVTHGLTMRLFCMRWFHWSVAEFEALSNPGNGEFRVLLLGPDGRYRLDRPFERWTTPEPYDLDG, via the coding sequence ATGGTTCGACCACGGCGCATCGTCCTTGTCCGACACGGGGAATCGGAGGGGAACGCCGACGACTCGGTGTACGAGAGGGAACCCGACCACGCCCTGCGGCTGACCCCCACCGGGCGGGAGCAGGCGGCGGCGGCGGGCGTCCGACTGCGCGAGCTCTTCGGCACCGGGACGATCAGCGCGTACGTCTCCCCGTACCGCCGCACGCTGCAGACCTTCCGGGAGCTCCGGTTGGACCCGACGCGGGTGCGGATGCGCGAGGAGCCGCGCCTGCGCGAGCAGGACTGGGGGAACTGGCAGGACCAGAACGACGTACGACTGCAGAAGGCGTACCGCGACGCGTACGGACACTTCTTCTACCGTTTCGCGCAGGGCGAGTCGGGGGCCGATGTGTACGACAGGGTCGGGTCCTTCCTGGAAAGCCTCTACCGCAGCTTCGAGGCCCCCGACCATCCCGAGAACGTGCTGTTGGTGACGCACGGGCTGACGATGAGGCTGTTCTGCATGCGCTGGTTCCACTGGTCCGTGGCCGAATTCGAGGCCCTGTCCAATCCGGGCAACGGCGAATTCCGGGTGCTCCTGCTCGGCCCGGACGGCCGGTACCGGTTGGACCGCCCGTTTGAGCGGTGGACCACACCCGAGCCCTATGACCTGGACGGCTAG
- a CDS encoding nitroreductase family protein, whose protein sequence is MTSPTMSVAEAIRTRRTVRHYLPAPIPEATLDALLDLAVEAPTSWNLQDRSIVVVSGDEGRAGLAWATGGQPQPQEAPVVLVFVAEPQSWRDDHSDVYEQARRSGAWNNEFVAMFSAASRVFQEDLDQRGLLREYAVKDAMIAASFVMLAATEMGLATSPMNGWDEAKVKKVIGIDGRDDLAIALLVSVGHPAQDQRHPGRRARERTVFRESYGAGGAGNAARQE, encoded by the coding sequence ATGACGAGTCCAACGATGTCCGTCGCAGAAGCGATCCGTACCCGCCGCACCGTCCGCCACTACCTGCCAGCCCCGATCCCCGAGGCCACGCTTGACGCGCTTCTCGATCTCGCCGTCGAGGCCCCCACCAGCTGGAACCTGCAGGACCGGTCCATCGTCGTGGTATCCGGAGACGAGGGCCGTGCGGGACTGGCGTGGGCCACGGGGGGCCAGCCCCAGCCGCAAGAGGCCCCGGTCGTACTGGTCTTCGTCGCCGAGCCCCAGTCCTGGCGGGATGACCACAGCGACGTCTACGAGCAGGCCCGGCGCAGCGGAGCGTGGAACAACGAGTTCGTCGCGATGTTCTCCGCTGCGTCACGGGTGTTCCAGGAGGATCTCGACCAGCGGGGTTTGCTGCGGGAGTACGCGGTCAAGGACGCCATGATCGCGGCATCCTTCGTGATGCTCGCCGCGACGGAGATGGGCCTGGCGACTTCGCCCATGAACGGCTGGGACGAGGCGAAGGTGAAGAAGGTGATCGGGATCGACGGCCGTGACGACCTGGCCATCGCCCTGTTGGTGTCGGTCGGCCATCCGGCGCAGGACCAGCGCCATCCGGGTCGGCGTGCCCGGGAGCGCACCGTCTTCCGCGAATCGTACGGTGCCGGCGGAGCGGGGAACGCCGCACGCCAGGAGTAG
- a CDS encoding YdbC family protein, with translation MLVKWIRCTVTDRRGFERGQRKWAGLPGEPGFRGQGGGWSRGRQGVAHVFAFWESRSFYDSFMARSHDRLAASQNGTYTDLRVTLFDHRFDVKTGFEPRFTDADVVRVAHTRVREGRVDHFALMQEKVWNPAMAGSPGMVRGLFGEAPGREFLVLSMWHAAAEHGKYRQERVERLSLRAQIQADVEALTGDVVDLEPSWTV, from the coding sequence GTGCTGGTCAAGTGGATTCGCTGCACGGTGACGGACCGACGCGGGTTCGAGCGCGGGCAGCGAAAATGGGCGGGGCTGCCGGGCGAGCCGGGATTCCGGGGGCAGGGCGGCGGCTGGAGCCGGGGCCGGCAGGGGGTCGCGCATGTCTTCGCGTTCTGGGAGAGCCGTTCCTTCTACGACTCCTTCATGGCCCGCTCCCACGATCGGCTGGCCGCCTCCCAGAACGGCACCTACACCGATCTGCGGGTCACCCTCTTCGACCACCGCTTCGACGTGAAGACCGGCTTCGAGCCGCGCTTCACCGATGCCGACGTCGTACGGGTCGCGCACACGCGGGTCCGGGAGGGCCGGGTCGACCACTTCGCCCTCATGCAGGAGAAGGTGTGGAATCCGGCGATGGCGGGATCGCCCGGCATGGTCCGGGGCCTCTTCGGGGAGGCTCCGGGTCGGGAGTTCCTGGTCCTCTCCATGTGGCACGCCGCCGCCGAGCACGGCAAGTACCGGCAGGAGCGGGTCGAGCGGCTCTCCCTCCGTGCCCAGATCCAGGCCGATGTCGAGGCCCTCACCGGCGATGTCGTCGACCTCGAACCCTCCTGGACGGTATGA
- the nrdR gene encoding transcriptional regulator NrdR produces the protein MHCPFCRHPDSRVVDSRTTDDGTSIRRRRQCPDCSRRFTTVETASLMVIKRSGVTEPFSRTKVISGVRKACQGRPVTEDALAKLGQRVEEALRATGSAELTTHDVGLAILGPLQELDLVAYLRFASVYKAFDTLEDFETAIAELRVSRSHTEECELGGTAQVPVPASAAD, from the coding sequence ATGCACTGCCCCTTCTGCAGGCACCCCGACAGCCGTGTCGTCGACAGCCGCACCACGGACGACGGTACGTCGATCCGCAGGCGCCGTCAGTGCCCCGACTGCTCCCGTCGATTCACGACGGTGGAGACGGCCTCGCTGATGGTGATCAAGCGCAGCGGGGTGACCGAACCCTTCAGTCGCACCAAGGTCATCTCCGGCGTGCGCAAGGCGTGCCAGGGGCGGCCGGTCACCGAGGACGCCCTCGCCAAGCTCGGCCAGCGGGTCGAGGAGGCGCTGCGCGCCACCGGGAGTGCCGAGCTGACCACCCACGATGTGGGTCTGGCCATACTCGGCCCGTTGCAGGAGCTCGACCTGGTCGCGTACCTGCGCTTCGCTTCCGTTTACAAAGCTTTCGACACCCTTGAAGACTTCGAGACCGCCATCGCGGAACTCCGCGTATCGCGGTCTCATACCGAAGAGTGCGAGCTCGGTGGGACCGCCCAGGTCCCCGTGCCCGCCTCCGCCGCCGACTGA
- the lexA gene encoding transcriptional repressor LexA, which yields MTTTADSAAITAQNRSQSRLEPVHAMNDANLNPDAEPAVRPARSLPGRPPGIRADSSGLTDRQRRVIEVIRDSVQRRGYPPSMREIGQAVGLSSTSSVAHQLMALERKGFLRRDPHRPRAYEVRGSDQPSSQPTDTTGKPAASYVPLVGRIAAGGPILAEESVEDVFPLPRQLVGDGELFVLKVVGDSMIEAAICDGDWVTVRRQPVAENGDIVAAMLDGEATVKRFKREDGHVWLLPHNAAYQPIPGDEATILGKVVAVLRRV from the coding sequence GTGACCACCACCGCAGACAGTGCCGCCATTACCGCCCAGAACCGCTCCCAGAGCCGACTCGAGCCGGTGCATGCCATGAACGACGCAAACCTGAACCCGGATGCGGAGCCCGCAGTACGCCCCGCACGCTCGCTGCCAGGTCGACCTCCAGGCATTCGCGCCGACAGCTCCGGGCTCACGGACCGGCAGCGGAGGGTCATCGAGGTCATTCGCGACTCCGTGCAGCGTCGGGGTTACCCGCCGTCGATGCGGGAGATCGGCCAGGCGGTCGGCCTGTCCAGCACCTCGTCGGTCGCACACCAGCTGATGGCCCTGGAGCGCAAGGGCTTCCTGCGCCGTGACCCGCACCGCCCCCGGGCCTACGAGGTGCGAGGCTCCGACCAGCCGAGCTCGCAGCCCACGGACACCACAGGCAAGCCCGCCGCGTCGTACGTTCCCCTGGTCGGCCGGATCGCGGCCGGCGGCCCGATCCTCGCCGAGGAGTCGGTCGAGGACGTCTTCCCGCTCCCCCGCCAGCTGGTCGGCGACGGCGAGCTCTTCGTCCTCAAGGTCGTCGGCGACTCGATGATCGAGGCCGCCATCTGTGACGGCGACTGGGTCACGGTCCGTCGCCAGCCGGTCGCGGAGAACGGCGACATCGTCGCCGCGATGCTCGACGGCGAGGCCACGGTCAAGCGCTTCAAGCGCGAAGACGGCCACGTCTGGCTCCTCCCGCACAACGCCGCCTACCAGCCGATTCCCGGCGACGAAGCGACGATCCTTGGCAAGGTCGTCGCGGTACTGCGTCGGGTCTGA
- a CDS encoding vitamin B12-dependent ribonucleotide reductase, whose translation MTETASGSARGSRAKGTKAAKGGLRIERIHTTPGVHPYDEVSWERRDVVMTNWRDGSVNFEQRGVEFPDFWSVNAVNIVTSKYFRGAVGTPQRETGLKQLIDRIVKTYTKAGEDFDYFSSPADAEIFEHELTYALLHQIFSFNSPVWFNVGTPQPQQVSACFILAVDDSMESILDWYKEEGMIFKGGSGAGLNLSRIRSSKELLSSGGNASGPVSFMRGADASAGTIKSGGATRRAAKMVVLDVDHPDVEAFIETKVKEEEKIRALRDAGFDMDLGGDDITSVQYQNANNSVRVNDEFMTAVENGTEFGLRARMTGEVIEKVDAKALFRKLAEAAWACADPGIQYDGVINNWHTCPESGRITASNPCSEYMHLDNTSCNLASLNLMKFLNDDGKGNQSFDAERFAKVVELVITAMDISICFADFPTQKIGENTRAFRQLGIGYANLGALLMATGHAYDSDGGRTLAASITSLMTGTAYKRSAELAAIVGPYDGYARNAESHKRVMKQHADANALAPRTEDLDNSIWAAATEAWQDVLRLGEKNGFRNSQASVLAPTGTIGLAMSCDTTGVEPDLALVKFKKLVGGGSMQIVNGTVPQALRRLGYQEEQVEAIVSHIAEHGVVVDAPGLKTEHYEVFDCAMGERSISAMGHVRMMAAIQPWISGAISKTVNMPETATVEEIEEIYFEAWKMGVKALAIYRDNCKVGQPLSAKKKEVEKEEVTAKAEETIRATVEKVIEYRPVRKRLPKGRPGITTSFTVGGAEGYMTANSYPDDGLGEVFLKMSKQGSTLAGMMDAFSIAVSVGLQYGVPLETYVSKFTNMRFEPAGMTDDPDVRMAQSIVDYIFRRLALDFLPFETRSALGIHTADERQRHLDTGSYEPLEDELDTEALMQAAPLAAVPSVPKPVVAASVPAPKTAHSNAELVEMQLGVSADAPLCFSCGTKMQRAGSCYICEGCGSTSGCS comes from the coding sequence ATGACAGAGACGGCGAGCGGCTCGGCACGTGGTTCCCGCGCCAAGGGGACCAAGGCTGCCAAGGGCGGCCTGCGTATCGAGCGCATCCACACCACCCCGGGCGTGCACCCTTACGACGAGGTGAGCTGGGAGCGCCGTGACGTCGTCATGACCAACTGGCGCGACGGCTCGGTCAACTTCGAGCAGCGCGGTGTCGAGTTCCCCGACTTCTGGTCGGTGAACGCGGTCAACATCGTCACCAGCAAGTACTTCCGCGGCGCGGTCGGCACCCCGCAGCGAGAGACCGGTCTGAAGCAGCTGATCGACCGGATCGTGAAGACGTACACGAAGGCCGGCGAGGACTTCGACTACTTCTCGTCGCCCGCTGACGCGGAGATCTTCGAGCACGAGCTGACCTACGCCCTCCTGCACCAGATCTTCAGCTTCAACTCCCCGGTGTGGTTCAACGTCGGCACGCCCCAGCCGCAGCAGGTCTCCGCCTGCTTCATCCTGGCCGTCGACGACTCCATGGAGTCGATCCTCGACTGGTACAAGGAAGAGGGCATGATCTTCAAGGGCGGCTCCGGCGCCGGCCTGAACCTCTCCCGCATCCGCTCCTCCAAGGAGCTCCTCTCCTCCGGCGGCAACGCCTCCGGCCCGGTCTCCTTCATGCGCGGCGCCGACGCGTCCGCCGGAACGATCAAGTCGGGCGGCGCCACCCGCCGCGCGGCCAAGATGGTCGTCCTGGACGTGGACCACCCGGACGTCGAGGCCTTCATCGAGACCAAGGTGAAGGAGGAGGAGAAGATCCGCGCCCTGCGCGACGCGGGCTTCGACATGGACCTGGGCGGCGACGACATCACGTCCGTCCAGTACCAGAACGCCAACAACTCCGTCCGCGTGAACGACGAGTTCATGACGGCCGTCGAGAACGGCACCGAGTTCGGCCTGCGTGCCCGCATGACCGGTGAGGTCATCGAGAAGGTCGACGCCAAGGCGCTCTTCCGCAAGCTCGCCGAGGCCGCGTGGGCCTGTGCCGACCCGGGCATCCAGTACGACGGTGTGATCAACAACTGGCACACCTGCCCCGAGTCCGGCCGCATCACCGCGTCCAACCCGTGCAGCGAGTACATGCACCTGGACAACACGTCCTGCAACCTCGCCTCGCTCAACCTGATGAAGTTCCTGAACGACGACGGCAAGGGCAACCAGTCCTTCGACGCCGAGCGCTTCGCCAAGGTCGTCGAGCTCGTCATCACCGCGATGGACATCTCCATCTGCTTCGCGGACTTCCCGACGCAGAAGATCGGCGAGAACACCCGCGCCTTCCGTCAGCTGGGCATCGGCTACGCCAACCTCGGCGCCCTGCTGATGGCCACCGGCCACGCGTACGACTCCGACGGCGGCCGCACCCTCGCCGCGTCGATCACCTCGCTCATGACCGGTACCGCGTACAAGCGCTCCGCCGAACTGGCCGCCATCGTCGGCCCCTACGACGGCTACGCCCGCAACGCCGAGTCCCACAAGCGCGTCATGAAGCAGCACGCCGACGCCAACGCCCTCGCGCCGCGCACCGAGGACCTGGACAACAGCATTTGGGCCGCGGCCACCGAGGCCTGGCAGGACGTCCTGCGCCTCGGCGAGAAGAACGGCTTCCGCAACTCCCAGGCCTCCGTCCTCGCGCCGACCGGCACCATCGGTCTCGCGATGTCCTGCGACACCACCGGTGTCGAGCCGGACCTGGCCCTGGTCAAGTTCAAGAAGCTCGTCGGCGGCGGCTCGATGCAGATCGTCAACGGCACCGTCCCGCAGGCCCTGCGCCGCCTGGGTTACCAGGAGGAGCAGGTCGAGGCGATCGTCTCCCACATCGCCGAGCACGGCGTGGTCGTCGACGCCCCGGGCCTGAAGACCGAGCACTACGAGGTCTTCGACTGCGCCATGGGCGAGCGCTCCATCTCCGCGATGGGTCACGTCCGTATGATGGCCGCGATCCAGCCCTGGATCTCCGGCGCGATCTCGAAGACGGTCAACATGCCGGAGACGGCGACCGTCGAGGAGATCGAGGAGATCTACTTCGAGGCGTGGAAGATGGGCGTCAAGGCGCTCGCGATCTACCGCGACAACTGCAAGGTCGGCCAGCCCCTCTCCGCCAAGAAGAAGGAGGTGGAGAAGGAGGAGGTCACCGCCAAGGCGGAGGAGACCATCCGCGCCACGGTCGAGAAGGTCATCGAGTACCGCCCCGTCCGCAAGCGCCTCCCCAAGGGCCGCCCGGGCATCACCACCTCCTTCACGGTCGGTGGCGCCGAGGGCTACATGACGGCGAACTCCTACCCGGACGACGGTCTGGGCGAGGTCTTCCTGAAGATGTCCAAGCAGGGCTCGACCCTCGCGGGCATGATGGACGCCTTCTCGATCGCCGTCTCGGTCGGTCTGCAGTACGGCGTTCCGCTGGAGACCTACGTCTCGAAGTTCACGAACATGCGTTTCGAGCCGGCCGGCATGACGGACGACCCGGACGTGCGGATGGCGCAGTCGATCGTCGACTACATCTTCCGTCGTCTGGCGCTGGACTTCCTGCCCTTCGAGACCCGCTCCGCCCTCGGCATCCACACCGCCGACGAGCGCCAGCGCCACCTGGACACCGGCTCCTACGAGCCGCTCGAAGACGAGTTGGACACCGAGGCCCTGATGCAGGCGGCCCCGCTGGCCGCGGTCCCGTCGGTCCCGAAGCCGGTCGTGGCGGCCTCCGTCCCGGCCCCGAAGACGGCGCACAGCAACGCCGAACTGGTCGAGATGCAGCTCGGCGTCTCCGCCGACGCCCCGCTCTGCTTCTCCTGCGGTACGAAGATGCAGCGCGCCGGCTCCTGCTACATCTGCGAGGGCTGCGGCTCGACGAGCGGTTGCAGCTGA
- a CDS encoding ADP-ribosylglycohydrolase family protein, whose translation MTPDSTPERRYARAMASLRGLALGDALGSQYFVPVNYPLLKRRELPTGAEAWQWTDDTEMACSVVAVLAEHGRIDQDALASSFAHHHDFDRGYGPAVNRMLRLVREGQDWRTLAAELFNGQGSWGNGAAMRIAPLGAWYADDPEQATHQAEISAYTTHQHREAVCGAMAVAAAAALAASADGPPKASDLLDGVIALVPRSAVGAGLRRARDMLDYGDATTVAAVLGCGRRTSAHDTVPFALWSAARALDDYERAFWTTAQVGGDVDTTCAIVGGVLGARGDAVLPAAWLARTEALPAWLPEVAAG comes from the coding sequence ATGACGCCTGATTCCACTCCCGAACGGCGCTACGCGCGCGCCATGGCCAGCCTCCGAGGGCTGGCGCTGGGTGACGCCCTCGGCTCCCAGTACTTCGTCCCCGTGAACTACCCGCTGCTCAAGCGGCGCGAGCTGCCCACCGGCGCCGAGGCGTGGCAGTGGACCGACGACACCGAAATGGCCTGCTCGGTGGTGGCCGTGCTGGCCGAGCACGGGCGCATCGACCAAGACGCGCTCGCGAGTTCCTTCGCCCACCACCACGATTTCGACCGTGGCTACGGGCCCGCGGTCAACCGGATGCTGCGTCTGGTGCGCGAGGGGCAGGACTGGCGCACGCTGGCCGCCGAACTGTTCAACGGGCAGGGCTCGTGGGGCAACGGCGCCGCGATGCGCATCGCGCCGCTCGGCGCCTGGTACGCCGACGACCCGGAGCAGGCCACCCACCAGGCGGAGATCTCCGCCTACACCACCCACCAGCACCGCGAGGCCGTGTGCGGGGCGATGGCCGTCGCAGCGGCAGCGGCCCTGGCCGCGAGCGCCGACGGTCCGCCGAAAGCCTCCGACCTGCTGGACGGGGTGATCGCACTCGTGCCGCGCAGCGCGGTGGGCGCGGGGCTGCGGCGCGCGCGGGACATGCTTGACTACGGCGACGCCACCACGGTCGCGGCGGTCCTGGGCTGCGGGCGGCGCACGAGCGCGCACGACACCGTGCCGTTCGCCCTGTGGTCGGCGGCGCGGGCGCTGGACGACTACGAGCGGGCGTTCTGGACCACCGCGCAGGTGGGCGGGGACGTCGACACGACCTGCGCGATCGTCGGCGGGGTGCTGGGCGCGCGCGGTGACGCCGTGCTGCCGGCCGCGTGGCTGGCGCGTACCGAGGCGCTGCCGGCCTGGCTGCCGGAGGTCGCTGCGGGCTGA
- a CDS encoding winged helix-turn-helix transcriptional regulator — protein sequence MKTTVESSGLPADVYSAKCPTRQVLDHISGKWTILVVDALLEGILRYTELSRRIEGVSQKMLTQTLRGLEADGFVTRTVFPTIPPRVEYELTELGRSLAGPITALRQWTETHINEIERARAAAEAGKVL from the coding sequence ATGAAGACCACTGTGGAATCGTCCGGGCTGCCGGCCGACGTCTACTCCGCGAAGTGCCCTACCCGCCAGGTCCTCGATCACATCTCCGGCAAGTGGACCATCCTGGTCGTGGACGCCCTCCTCGAAGGCATCCTGAGGTACACCGAATTGAGTCGGCGCATCGAGGGCGTGTCACAGAAGATGCTCACCCAGACCCTGCGCGGCCTCGAAGCCGACGGGTTCGTCACCCGCACCGTGTTTCCCACCATCCCGCCCCGGGTCGAATACGAACTGACGGAGCTCGGCCGGAGCCTCGCGGGGCCGATCACTGCGCTCCGCCAGTGGACGGAGACCCACATCAACGAGATCGAGCGGGCCCGGGCCGCGGCGGAGGCCGGGAAGGTCCTTTGA
- a CDS encoding arylamine N-acetyltransferase family protein — MWSGDELDLDAYLDRIGHQGDREASGELRPDLRTLYAVHRAHTAAITFESLDVLLGRPVALDLKSIEGKLVHGRRGGYCYEQNSLLAAALERIGFEVSGRGARTRTRGDSVLAVTHAVLVVTVEGERWLCDVGFGFQGPREPVPLGRPGADVQQGEWTYRVREEEDGVLVLCLLRGDTWRDLYAFSPQHYRPVDYVVLNHYSSSHPSSSFAGRLIVQRPGDGVRQALVGRELTRLYPDGRAEQEIVGPDDLLAVLDQEFGLRLSDRDAAELVRIHRAED; from the coding sequence ATGTGGAGCGGTGACGAGCTGGACCTGGACGCGTATCTGGACCGGATCGGACATCAGGGGGACCGGGAGGCGTCCGGGGAACTCCGTCCGGACCTCCGCACGTTGTACGCAGTGCACCGCGCCCACACCGCCGCCATCACCTTCGAGAGCCTGGACGTCCTGCTCGGCCGCCCCGTCGCGCTGGACCTCAAGTCGATCGAGGGCAAGCTCGTGCACGGTCGTCGCGGCGGCTACTGCTACGAGCAGAACTCGCTGCTGGCCGCCGCCCTGGAGCGGATCGGCTTCGAGGTCTCCGGGCGCGGTGCCCGCACCCGCACCCGCGGGGACTCCGTCCTCGCGGTGACACACGCCGTCCTCGTCGTCACCGTCGAGGGTGAACGGTGGCTGTGTGACGTCGGGTTCGGGTTCCAAGGGCCTCGGGAGCCGGTGCCGCTGGGACGACCGGGTGCCGATGTGCAGCAGGGGGAGTGGACGTACCGCGTCCGTGAGGAGGAGGACGGCGTTCTGGTGCTGTGCCTGCTGCGCGGAGACACCTGGCGAGACCTGTACGCCTTCTCCCCGCAGCACTACCGCCCCGTCGACTACGTCGTACTCAACCACTACAGCTCCAGCCACCCTTCCTCTTCCTTTGCCGGGCGGCTGATCGTCCAGCGCCCGGGAGACGGCGTCCGCCAGGCGCTCGTCGGGCGGGAACTCACCCGGCTGTACCCCGACGGCCGCGCCGAGCAGGAGATCGTCGGCCCGGACGACCTGCTCGCCGTGCTCGACCAGGAGTTCGGGCTTCGGTTGTCCGATCGGGACGCGGCAGAACTGGTGCGGATCCACCGCGCTGAGGACTGA